The nucleotide window CCACTGTGAAGGTCTAATAAAGCACGGATGCCCCAAAAaaaacttattaaaaaaaaagacacacaaaatcaaTTCATAGTGCTGCCAAATCCACAGTGCACACAAATCAGTGTTTAAAGTCTGAGTATTTGCATTATACCCCATTGTAAGACGTTTTTCACTGTCCAGTCCTTTATCCTTGCTGTAGTCTGTGCATGGTGCAGTCAGCCCTCTCATCAGTGGCATTTAGTGGATCTCTCATAGAAACTGACAGATCCATTAGAAAGGAATGGAGTTTGATGCCTTTTCTGTGATCTACAGGCTAATCAGTAAACCCACACTAATTCACTGACACTGATCATTTTCCTGCTAAAGTTTCTTTAAAGTCAttcagtccatttctgtaaatggGGGCGTTTCCATATGATGATGTTCTGTACAGAGTGAACCAAGCTAATTAATGTTTACTAATTCGACTTGAAAAGTTTAATGGAAACACAGGACTGCTGGTTTCTGCTGAATTAAAGTACAGACTGATGTCTCTGGTTCAACACCCAGTCAGAGTGCCAAATGGacatgaaaacaagtgaaatgtcATTTAGTAGTTGTCTCAGGTTTAGTTTGTGAGGTATAATCCGGTGGAAAATCAGAGTTAACGGGGTGATCTTTGGAGCACGACATAGATCTGTACATTTGAACACTTACGGTGCGTTATGCGCttcaacaactttttttccaaatacaCAGGGTTGAGTTTTCGAGTTGTTTGTGTAGTGTATAAAGTTGCTGTGTGAACAGGTAAGTGTCATGAGGTCAGAGCCGTGCAGGAGCTCCggggctgcagctgcagtctCTCCAAACaaccagcagccacagcagcgaCGGGGGAAAGATGGCGACCCGAGTCCTTCAAAGTATGGGCAACGGCCTGAAACACACCAAACAGGGGCTCCAGGCCAACGGCCAGGGCACGGTCATCATCAGGTTGGATTTTTAACATGAATACCATGAATGCTAGTGgaaaaaatcttaagaatataTCGCATTTCTGTAGCGTTAACATCAATGACAAAGTATGgcatgctagctagctaacgctaaAGTTATGCTAACTACGGCGCCGTCAATTTCCATGTAACGTAGCTCACTTGCTAGCTAGCTAGGCTAGCTAGCAAGATATCACGAAATTGCTAATTTATTGCTGAAGCTAATTATCACCCCCTGCCCTGCAAAGTTACAAAGTAGCTTGTTGTAGCATTTGTTCGTCGCACACTTTGCATTTTTGTGCTTGGAAGTGCAGTAGCTTTGTGAAAAAGGCAAAACCAGCGCTGAGTTCCTGTCAGTCCAAACCAGAATACAACTTCAAGGTCAAAATGCAGCGACTGCCTTCACAGAcacagtttggtgtgtgtggcaCCGTGCTTTGCTGTgggcacagaggagaggaaagcttGCCGTGATATCAGCATGTCATCTACTGAAGCCTTATGGTGTATTTTATCTttgctgaaaatgtttgaatttggtctgctgtgttgtgctgttgtaATCACGACTGCTGGAAACCTGCTAGTAGCTTCCTGGCTGTCAgtcagcagcagccaccaaCTCTAAACAACATGCCAAGtgtcatattttctgttttgagcaAATAAAGTATCGAGAGGCTGCTCAAAAGTGTTAGTCAACGTGAGCGAGAAAATGTAGACTAATCCTTGGCTACTTATGGTCTTCTCAGTTCCTGGCCTCTTAGctgtggatttttccttttttttaaatggatgtgTTGGATAGTCTGGATAAATTAGTTCAAAGCTCAAAGCTGATCATCAGGAATAATGCTACCCAACACTGCCTTTCCACACACGTTTGAGTATTTTTTCTCATGCATTTCACACATTGACAATACAGACACACTTACTGTACATTTCAGACGTctccaaaataaattaacagacaataaacaaaattaaggCATTACAATTCGAGTAAACAATTACACTACCAAGAGTAaataaaacagtggaaaaattaaataaagtaacatttttaaaaaggggaaaaatataCATAGATTTATACATAGCTTTAACGACAACACAGTAGGATGGTCTTTTATGACACTAGTGTGGTGGCATTAGAGGGACCAGTCATGTGAGAGGGGAGATTCTCTGTGTACCTGATGTAAAGTTTCTatattttatagaaaaaaaagatcttatTCCTTAGTTAATAGGTTATCTTTTCTAGAGGTATGCAATATGCAGTTTTTCCACTTCTGAGAGCCACTATTCAATTGGCAATGGGAGAACTTACTTCCATTTTATTGTAATACATTTTCTGGCAATGGCCAGTGGGATCTCTGTAAGCTTGATGTAAGAATAGATTTTGAGAGGCTGCCCAAAAGGCATATCTCAGGATCAGTTGGGTTCCACAggcattttaaatgaatgtaGCCTGCATTGACCTGCATCTTACTTGATATTCCACCTTTTGAATGGTCGTGGGTTATTTTCGTGGAACAGATGACATGCATGTTTGCATCTCTCTTGTGCTTCTTTGTACCCCAGGAGCCTCTCGGCCTCCCACAACAGGAACCGTGAGGACAGCTGGTTCAAATCTCTGTTTGTTAGAAAGGTTGACCCCAGAAAAGACGCTCACTCTCATCTCCTCGCCAAGAAGGAGGACAACAACCTGTACAAAATACAGTGTATGTACTGCCTGTGGCTTGCTGTGGCCGTTGTGACGGCCCTTTGTACAGAACTAGCCCCCACCcctttggttgtgtttttcaatAGACTTAAGATGGATTAAAAGATGTAAGACCTGTAAGACCCTCTTTTCCAGAACATGTATGAAATCTGTCACATGTTGTACTGCCTCACtcaagattttttcccccttgcagTTCACAATGTCAAGCCAGAGTGCCTTGATGCCTACAACAAACTTTGGTAAGAGGcccctccatttctctctaACTTTACCTAAAAGCCTGAACAAGGACGTGGTTTTGTAAACAGTGCACATGTCGATTTATTTGTAGCTGATTCTGTCCTAcgtatgtttgttttggtgcatgTGCTTATCCTTAGTGAGGACGTTTTGCCTTCCATTCATGCCGACCCTGAGTACCCTTGTGAGCTGGTGGGCACCTGGAACACGTGGTATGGAGAGCAGGATCAGGCAGGTAAGAGCACACCCTCAAGCTCCTTGTCTGAACACACATTAACAATAACATGCCTTATCAAGGATTCACATTCAAGCAATAACCTTGGTTTGGATCGgcagtttgactgattgattgagtCCTGAGCACAAGAAAGCATGCATGAGACAAGTACAGTTCAAACCTGCAAAAACAGACTGAGATGATCTCATGAATCAAGGCACATGCGAGGTTAAAGCTTTAAAATCAGACTACACTGGAACAATTACAGGAATGAAAGCACTCGGAGATGAATGCTTTTTATAAGTTAGCCCGTGAACCCCCATAGAATACTCCTTCCAGGTTTTTGCCGCTGGGGAGTAGACCGAGTTGTAGGGGATTTCAAAACTGCACAATTTAATTTCTATTTCTGCCTTTAATGACTCAGTCACAGACATCTTTCCAAGAGTCTTACAGTtgctctccttccctctgacACAAACAGCCACTTTTTCTTCTATTGCGCGTTAGTTAATTATAGCCAGGGCTGTGTTGCACATTCTCTGGCTGCAGTCCATGTTGTCCCTGTGATGACATTTGTCATTGCCCAGTTGTAACCTCCCTCTAGTGTTACAGTGCTTTCTTGATATATTGGCAACCTTATAAAAAAGAATCTAAAGGTCATTTATAATAGTGAGGTGTATACTAGGAAAATGTAGAAATTTatatttagagagagagggtgttTCTTAGACAGTATCTGAGGTGTATCCTGTGGAAGCTGGTTGGGATCTTTGACGGTCTTAGTGCTGCTGTGATCgttgtttaaataaaattttaagcTAAATTTATATTTCATCAGTATGATTCATTTAGACCATGTACTCAGTATATTTAGAttattgtttgtctgtgtctgcatctcAGTGGGGTATCTGGTGTCGAGCAGGTTTAGCTGAGATTTTCTCTGTAGTATGTACTACTAGATTGTCTAATATTAGTGTATTGGATGTGATTTTGCTTGACTGTGATTATAGGatagagatatttttttttacttttttaggggaaaatttctttttttgctttttccctCTGCCTCACAAGGTACAACCTCACTTATAAAAGGAAGTTCCAGATTCAAGCTAATGTCGGAGTGTGAACGATATGTGGCTGCCAGGTGTCGGTGGTTATGGAAGTATTTGAAGAATTAGTTGTGACAAAGCAGCTTTCATGCTGATTAAGGACGTTCACCCAGTGAGATTTTGAATTCCTGTCTTTCCTACATGCAGTCATCTTCATATCACTGTCATATTGTACGCAAGTCCACGTCTAGCATTTCTCCAGGATGTTTACATTTCAGTCAGTGCTCTTTATACAGCTCTATGTTGTTTAAGTAAGTCAGTAGATTTGCCACAAAGAGCCAAAGcacctttctttttcctcttttttttcaaaatttgtttttgtttttacatgatgGTATAAAGGCCTCTGTGTTGTCAGTTGCATCTTGCAAGATGGTGGTATTTTAAAATGGCAGcatgttttttcacaccagcCTTTCACCTGTATAATGTTACCTATAAGTAAATGTAGTTGTATCAGTCAGCTCTAGTGTTTTAATGTTGCAGTTGCTTATGGGAATGGCCTGGAGTTCATGGCTGAAAGAATGAGGAAATGCTGGCTCGCAGACATGTATAAATGATAATAGAGAGCCACATTAATTTTCACTCTTCTGCTCCTTGTATCCTAGTTCACCTGTGGAGATATCGGGGAGGATACCCGGCCCTCACCGATGTCATGAACAAACTCAGGCAGAATAAGGTATGGGGTGGTCGGTTAGTGCAGCGAATTGGCAACTGGGGTCCAGTGAGCCACCTTTGGCAGTGCACCCCTTAAATATGATTCTGGACCAGTTTAAGGCCAACCCACCTGTGTGCAGTGAATGTTGTAGAAAATAGTTTCTGTTTGTATCacttatttgttgtttttcaacaCTTAGGATGTGCATCTGTTTGATGTTGCTAAATTAGTttcttttaaaattcatttactTGGGTACTTTGTGGGTCTAATCCATTTCAAAGGAGATATATGAGCAGGGGTTCCTTTTCCACtgatttttcagtttcactgtaTTGAGAAGGAAAGATATGATGGCTGAAAATGAATATCAAAGATAATTTTGTAATTAGCAAATCAGTTTTAAACTATTAAGGTCACCCGCTTCAAAATTAACCAGTTATTGCTCACAGACCCTGACAGATATATGAAATGCCCACCCTTGTTCTAACTTGCTACAGGTCATCATGCTTGctgagaggtgtttttttttttttttttttttttttttgtaggtgcataaaATGTCTTGATCTcagttgataaaataaatatgccTGACTTAAATGGTCCTGATCTACCCTGCTGTCAAACCAGAGTAATAATACTTGTTATTATTTTAGAGTATTGGTGGGCTGAGCTGAGATTACTGAGTGACTTGTTTGGGAATGTTTGTCTTTGCTGTAGGAGTTTATGGACTACAGAAATGAGAGGGGGAAGATGCTGCTGTCCCGCAGGaaccagctgctgctggagttcAGCTTCTGGAACGAGCCGGTTCCCCGCTCAGGACCCAACATCTACGAGCTCCGCTCATACCAACTCAGGGTAAACCACtgtcacacagtgtgtgtgtgtgtgtgtgtaggtaccTATCTAAGGCAGAACCACTGAGGGAAGTCCTCTCTGATGGACTCCATCCTGGACACAGAACAGTGCTGGATGCTACTGTCTCATTACCcccagtccacacacacacacacacacacacacacacacagatgcaagaTCTTTTTAATGATAACCGGTCAGACTTGAAATttccatttcattgttttttctgatttgttttttgtgtgtgttgtgttgttatattttatttccccCTTCTTAGCCAGGAACGATGATCGAGTGGGGAAATTACTGGTaaggcata belongs to Myripristis murdjan chromosome 14, fMyrMur1.1, whole genome shotgun sequence and includes:
- the LOC115371367 gene encoding protein NipSnap homolog 2, giving the protein MATRVLQSMGNGLKHTKQGLQANGQGTVIIRSLSASHNRNREDSWFKSLFVRKVDPRKDAHSHLLAKKEDNNLYKIQFHNVKPECLDAYNKLCEDVLPSIHADPEYPCELVGTWNTWYGEQDQAVHLWRYRGGYPALTDVMNKLRQNKEFMDYRNERGKMLLSRRNQLLLEFSFWNEPVPRSGPNIYELRSYQLRPGTMIEWGNYWARAIEFRQQNHEAVGGFFSQIGSLYMVHHLWAYKDLQSREDTRNAAWQHEGWDEVVYYTVPLIQHMESRIMIPMKSSPLK